The sequence TACAATATTTCCGGCAGCGGTTAAAACAATCGTCAAAGGAATCAAAAATTCAACCCAATCTGAAGGAAGTCTTACCACATCGAGAATACTTAAAGCCAATGTTATCGAATGTCCGATGGTAAATGCAGTTACCAAGATCAGAATTTTTTTCCATTCTTTGAAGGTGTAAACAGCAATTAAAGCCAAAACAAAAAGCTGATGATCAAGCGCATCTAATGAAATAATGTGTTCCCAACCGAGTTTTAAATAAAATAAAAAGTCTTGCATTATGGTATGAATATTAGGTTTACGAAAATAATGATTAATTTCGGAACAGATTTGAATGGTTAATGAGTTTTTATAAATATGAAAAAAGTTTTTGTTTTTTTAGTGCCCCTTTTATTGTTGTTTTCTTTCACCAAAGTAAAACACCCTTATCACGTTGGTTCGGTAGAAATCAATTACAATTCAAAATCAAAAACTTTTGAAATTACCGGAAGGTTTTTCTTAGACGATTTAGAAAATGGTCTAAGCAAGAAATACGGAAAGCCTTTTCATTTTAATGATTTAAAATATAAAGCTCAAATCAATGAAGCTTTAAAAATCTACAGTTCAGAATATTTTAAACTGAAAACAGATAATGAGTTTTTAAAAATAAATTACGTCGGCTATGAAGAAGACAGCGAATCGGTAAATATTTACTTGGAATCTGAAAAAGTGGAGAATCCAAAAAAAGTAGAAGCTGCTGTGAGTTTTCTTTACAATTTATTTGATGATCAGATCAATCTCGTTCATATCATCATCAATGGAAACCGTAAAAGTGAAAAGCTGACATATCCGAATCGATATTTATTTCAACAATTTTAAAATTTATTTTTGAAGTTGTAGCCGTGTATTTTCTGCTTTTGCATGAGCTAAAAGGTCAGGAAAGAAATCATGATAGCATTTCTGTAAAATCTCTTTGTTATCTAAAAAAGCCTGAAAAACCGGAATATCTTTATCTAAATATTTTGCTTTATTCAAAACATTCTGAATACTGAATTTAATTCCCCAGTCTTCACGATAATTATACAACCAATCATCATGCTCCATTTTGGTAAGCATTCTTTTAAAATTTTCTGAAAGAAATTGCTCATTTTCATTAAGAACTCGGTAGACTTTTAAAGAATGTTCTTTCCAGCCTTTTAAAGAATTTAAGCTGAGATCTGTCGCCAGAAAATGATCCATCGAAACATCTACAAAAGCACCTGCGTAAAGCCTTACGAGCGGACTGAAAACTTTTTTTGCCTCATGAATAGCTGGATGAGAATCGGTAAACGTATCAATCGAGCGATGAAGAGTAATGC is a genomic window of Chryseobacterium scophthalmum containing:
- a CDS encoding DUF6702 family protein, with product MKKVFVFLVPLLLLFSFTKVKHPYHVGSVEINYNSKSKTFEITGRFFLDDLENGLSKKYGKPFHFNDLKYKAQINEALKIYSSEYFKLKTDNEFLKINYVGYEEDSESVNIYLESEKVENPKKVEAAVSFLYNLFDDQINLVHIIINGNRKSEKLTYPNRYLFQQF
- a CDS encoding acyl carrier protein phosphodiesterase → MNFLAHSFLTFNDGQIVGQFLEDFIRNKDRYSFPKDIQDGITLHRSIDTFTDSHPAIHEAKKVFSPLVRLYAGAFVDVSMDHFLATDLSLNSLKGWKEHSLKVYRVLNENEQFLSENFKRMLTKMEHDDWLYNYREDWGIKFSIQNVLNKAKYLDKDIPVFQAFLDNKEILQKCYHDFFPDLLAHAKAENTRLQLQK